Proteins from a single region of Actinomycetota bacterium:
- a CDS encoding polysaccharide biosynthesis tyrosine autokinase encodes MQFRRQQALAQIQNQAGAINGEIDKIKQRIATVEGRIAATADPHKQSTLSAERDSLVARLGVLQQELQTIQPPGTVQNEGGEVIQPANLPSAPSSPSHVRDGLLGLFAGLTLGAGWAFVRERLDDRIRSQHELERRLEAPVLAAVSHIPAWRNDADAFSVLLRDPKSPAAEAYRTLRTNLQFLATKDPLRTLVVTSPTAGDGKTATAANLAVAMAQAGRKVFVISADLRRPRLHRFLGVPNEVGLSTLLADSSPVSSVSKDAGVKNLRIIPSGPVPSNPAELLQGERMANVLQQLREFADVIIIDTPPVLAVADASILAALADGTLVVVNAASASRTTASQARRQLENAGARIIGSVLNNYDPTSSDYYAYYYYYYQYTDRPDVEQAAALNGKGRGRKSRRRHRAKAERPAGFEARSPDAEGDH; translated from the coding sequence TTGCAGTTCCGGAGGCAGCAGGCGCTGGCCCAGATCCAGAACCAGGCAGGGGCTATCAACGGGGAGATCGACAAGATCAAGCAGCGGATCGCGACTGTCGAGGGCCGGATCGCCGCGACTGCCGACCCGCATAAGCAAAGCACCCTTTCCGCCGAGCGGGACTCCCTGGTCGCACGTCTTGGAGTCCTCCAGCAGGAGCTTCAGACCATCCAGCCACCGGGCACCGTCCAGAATGAGGGCGGGGAGGTCATCCAGCCCGCCAATCTCCCGTCTGCCCCCTCCAGCCCAAGCCACGTGCGCGACGGGTTGCTGGGCCTGTTCGCCGGCCTCACCCTGGGGGCGGGTTGGGCGTTCGTCAGAGAGCGGCTCGACGATCGCATCCGATCGCAGCACGAACTGGAGCGCAGGCTGGAGGCACCGGTTCTTGCGGCCGTATCCCACATCCCGGCTTGGAGAAACGACGCGGACGCATTCTCCGTTCTCCTGCGGGACCCGAAGAGTCCAGCCGCCGAGGCCTATCGGACGCTGCGTACCAACCTCCAGTTCCTGGCCACCAAGGACCCATTGCGTACGCTGGTGGTCACCAGCCCGACAGCGGGAGACGGCAAGACCGCCACGGCGGCGAACCTGGCCGTTGCTATGGCGCAAGCAGGCCGAAAGGTCTTCGTGATCTCCGCCGACCTCCGTCGTCCCCGATTGCACCGGTTCCTCGGTGTTCCGAACGAGGTTGGCCTGTCGACTCTTCTCGCCGACTCGTCTCCGGTCTCCAGCGTTTCCAAGGACGCAGGGGTCAAGAACCTTCGGATCATTCCCAGCGGTCCTGTACCTTCGAATCCTGCCGAGCTTCTGCAAGGCGAGCGAATGGCCAATGTCCTTCAGCAGCTCCGCGAATTCGCTGATGTCATCATCATTGACACCCCCCCGGTCCTGGCGGTGGCCGACGCCTCGATTCTGGCAGCGCTCGCCGATGGAACTCTGGTGGTGGTCAACGCTGCATCTGCCAGCCGAACTACAGCGAGCCAGGCACGGCGCCAGCTCGAGAATGCGGGGGCGCGGATCATCGGCTCCGTCCTGAACAACTACGATCCGACGAGTTCCGACTACTACGCCTACTACTATTATTACTATCAATACACCGACAGGCCCGACGTAGAGCAGGCAGCAGCCCTAAACGGCAAGGGCAGGGGCAGAAAGAGCCGCCGCCGGCATAGGGCCAAGGCCGAGCGACCCGCTGGCTTCGAAGCCCGCTCGCCAGACGCCGAGGGCGATCACTAG
- a CDS encoding DUF4012 domain-containing protein translates to MTEVPAVPAEQDEPGAEGEPGGEGGPQRYRTVVRKRGARRRRRRRWLRVVLLVAALVVVAGGAMVADGYWQAYRLGKQVEAALPKLEAARAQLSRGSTQSEAPFTAAHQAVADLQARLAGERFTFGWTGVLPFLGRPVDAVRLGALAAGEGDAALSLGRDLYGQVLGSGPGASPLLHDGVVDLKLIEELTPKVEALVGHLETGDRYLRAIPHIPFVQRLDSLKATALAQSAEALRLGHRIETGVKLLPGFFGADGPKNYFLALQNNADQRATGGASLGYGIVRIDHGRMDLVRGGGISSLSQGQAFHVSAPRPIRWYLRHASVPPRIDNGVNYTPDFPVVAATWAKQVSRAADLRIDGVIAVDPVAVSGLLRDQPPIHIGSFPDPITSHNLVQVTEHDQYSLGHSAQVVFTTQLVRAAFQVLTSPRNVPLMTKELTTALTEKRIQLWSSDSDLQGLLAELGWDGALKQPDGDYLFLVDEKRLSNKVDFYTRQSIRYTIKLDPAGTGEASARVRLTNDTPPGEPSYITGLWKPYGLNVAMLNLYVPAGAADASVEPDVPVKFKTRPKAFLTHTESQSWLVLTKTVEAWPDNPADVTFHYSLPHVVQATPAGEVYRLTIQHQPLANPAEITVNVLLPPGVKVTASDPGWKVSGDVATFHTILTRDITTTLTYK, encoded by the coding sequence GTGACCGAAGTCCCGGCCGTTCCCGCCGAGCAGGACGAACCCGGCGCGGAGGGGGAGCCCGGGGGAGAGGGAGGGCCCCAGCGCTACCGCACCGTGGTGCGCAAGCGCGGAGCCAGGCGGCGCCGTCGCCGGCGATGGCTCCGCGTCGTGCTCCTGGTGGCGGCCCTGGTGGTGGTGGCCGGCGGCGCCATGGTGGCGGACGGGTACTGGCAGGCCTACCGCCTGGGCAAGCAGGTGGAGGCGGCGCTGCCGAAGCTCGAGGCCGCGAGGGCCCAGCTCAGCCGAGGGAGCACGCAGTCCGAGGCGCCTTTCACGGCGGCCCATCAGGCCGTCGCCGACCTCCAGGCCCGACTGGCCGGCGAGCGGTTCACGTTCGGCTGGACCGGCGTCCTGCCGTTCCTTGGCCGCCCGGTTGACGCGGTGCGCCTGGGCGCGCTGGCCGCCGGGGAGGGCGACGCCGCCCTCAGCCTGGGCCGGGACCTGTACGGCCAGGTGCTGGGCAGCGGCCCCGGGGCCAGCCCGCTGCTGCATGACGGCGTCGTGGACCTCAAGCTGATCGAGGAGCTGACTCCGAAGGTCGAGGCGCTGGTCGGGCATCTGGAGACCGGAGACCGCTACCTCCGGGCCATCCCGCACATCCCGTTCGTGCAACGGCTGGACTCCCTGAAAGCCACTGCGCTGGCCCAGAGCGCCGAGGCCCTCCGCCTGGGCCATCGCATCGAGACCGGCGTGAAGCTCCTCCCCGGCTTCTTCGGCGCGGACGGCCCCAAGAACTACTTCCTAGCCCTCCAGAACAACGCCGACCAGCGGGCCACCGGCGGGGCCTCGCTGGGGTACGGGATCGTCCGGATCGACCATGGCCGGATGGACCTCGTCCGCGGAGGCGGGATCAGCAGCCTGAGCCAGGGGCAGGCGTTCCACGTGAGCGCGCCCCGGCCCATTCGCTGGTACCTCCGGCACGCCAGCGTCCCGCCCCGGATCGACAACGGCGTCAACTACACGCCCGACTTCCCGGTGGTGGCGGCGACGTGGGCCAAGCAGGTGTCGCGGGCGGCCGACCTGCGGATCGACGGGGTGATCGCGGTCGATCCGGTGGCGGTTTCCGGCCTGCTCCGGGACCAGCCTCCCATCCACATCGGGTCCTTCCCGGATCCCATCACCAGCCACAACCTCGTCCAGGTCACCGAGCACGACCAGTACTCGCTGGGGCACAGCGCCCAGGTCGTGTTCACCACCCAGCTGGTCCGGGCCGCGTTCCAGGTGCTGACCAGTCCCCGCAACGTCCCGCTGATGACCAAGGAGCTGACCACGGCGCTCACCGAGAAGCGGATCCAGCTATGGTCGTCGGATTCCGACCTCCAGGGCCTCCTGGCCGAGCTGGGGTGGGACGGCGCGCTGAAGCAGCCGGACGGCGACTACCTGTTCCTGGTGGACGAGAAGCGCCTGTCGAACAAGGTCGACTTCTACACACGGCAGTCCATCCGCTACACCATCAAGCTCGACCCGGCCGGGACCGGAGAGGCCTCGGCGCGGGTCCGGCTGACCAACGACACGCCGCCGGGCGAGCCGTCCTACATCACGGGCCTTTGGAAGCCCTACGGCCTGAACGTGGCCATGCTGAACCTGTACGTGCCGGCCGGGGCGGCCGACGCGAGCGTCGAGCCCGACGTGCCGGTGAAGTTCAAGACCCGCCCCAAGGCCTTCCTGACCCACACGGAGAGCCAGAGCTGGCTGGTGCTGACCAAGACGGTGGAGGCGTGGCCGGACAACCCCGCGGACGTCACGTTCCACTACTCGCTTCCCCACGTCGTCCAGGCGACGCCGGCGGGCGAGGTCTACCGGCTCACGATCCAGCACCAGCCCTTGGCGAACCCGGCCGAGATCACGGTGAACGTGCTGCTGCCGCCGGGGGTGAAGGTGACGGCTTCGGATCCCGGGTGGAAAGTCTCCGGCGATGTGGCGACGTTTCACACGATCCTGACGCGCGACATCACCACGACCCTTACGTACAAGTAG